The proteins below come from a single Stomoxys calcitrans chromosome 1, idStoCalc2.1, whole genome shotgun sequence genomic window:
- the LOC106092881 gene encoding ubiquitin-like-conjugating enzyme ATG3 — protein MQSVLNTVKGTALNVAEYLTPVLKESKFRETGVLTPEEFVAAGDHLVHHCPTWQWAAGDDNKTKPYLPKDKQFLITRNVPCYRRCKQMEYVGEETVVEEEGGDGGWVETHQMNEDGTSAELDEKICELTLDDREEMHTPNNEEPGNMDDAGAEEDDDEALDMDEFEESGMLDLVDPAVATTVRKTDKSEANKSEGASASFDTQDSVLHTRTYDLHITYDKYYQTPRLWVVGYDENRKPLTVEQMYEDVSQDHAKKTVTMETHPHLPGPNMASVHPCRHADIMKKIIQTVEEGGGELGVHLYLIIFLKFVQTVIPTIEYDFTQNFNLS, from the exons ATGCAAAGTGTTTTAAATACAGTTAAGGGAACAGCCCTAAATGTTGCTGAATATCTAACTCCCGTTTTGAAG gaatccaaatttcgagaaacaGGAGTACTTACACCAGAGGAATTTGTGGCGGCTGGTGATCATTTGGTTCATCATTGTCCCACATGGCAGTGGGCAGCTGGTGATGACAATAAAACAAAGCCGTATTTACCCAAAG ataaacaatttttgataacACGCAATGTTCCCTGCTATCGGCGTTGTAAGCAAATGGAATATGTTGGTGAAGAAACGGTCGTTGAAGAAGAGGGTGGAGATGGTGGTTGGGTAGAGACGCATCAAATGAACGAGGATGGCACATCTGCCGAGCTTGATGAAAAAATTTGCGAACTAACATTGGATGATAGG gAAGAAATGCATACCCCTAATAATGAAGAACCTGGTAACATGGACGATGCTGGCGCGGAAGAAGACGATGACGAAGCCTTAGATATGGATGAGTTTGAAGAGAGTGGCATGTTGGATTTAGTAGATCCAGCGGTGGCTACTACTGTAAGAAAAACTGATAAATCGGAAGCCAATAAAAGTGAAGGAGCCTCGGCTTCATTTGATACTCAAGATTCCGTACTACATACACGTACTTATGACCTTCATATTACCTATGATAAATACTATCAAACGCCACGCTTGTGGGTGGTAGGTTACGATGAG AATCGTAAACCCTTAACAGTCGAACAAATGTATGAAGATGTGTCTCAAGATCACGCCAAGAAGACTGTAACCATGGAAACCCATCCCCACCTGCCTGGTCCCAATATGGCTTCGGTTCACCCCTGTCGACATGCCGATATTATGAAGAAAATTATACAAACCGTCGAGGAGGGTGGTGGAGAATTGGGGGTGCActtatatttaataattttcttaaaattcgtACAAACTGTTATACCAACCATCGAATAtgattttacacaaaattttaatttgtcctAA